Part of the Vigna angularis cultivar LongXiaoDou No.4 chromosome 1, ASM1680809v1, whole genome shotgun sequence genome, AATACAAGCACAATTGTAGTCATATCTGAGAAGGTcgaataaaagaaagataaactTTTGAAGGTTTagcaataataacaataatgcATAAAAGTAAGATAGGTTTATGGTTGATGGGTACATGAGAAACGGAAATAGGTCCagtccaaaattatattattatttattatttatttttattttgtattatttatttattatttgtatgcAGGGGAGAGACGTTCAATACAATGCTTCAAGCCTCTGCACAagaataaacaaacaaattaattaaggaGAGAAAAAGCAACGATAAAAAAGGTGTGAATTTTCTCCTCTCTGATTCTATGCTTTTGAACGATCaaccttgttttttttttttgaaaaattgctCTAATCCGGTACGTATTGATCATCTAATACTCATCACGAGTCTCATTGCAGATCTTTTCGCATCAGTGGCTCCGTTTGCTATTGTTACAATATTTTAGaatgttttgttttcattacTTTGTTATTCATGGATGTGTTTTTTGAGTATAGATAAGGATTGCAATTCATTTGGGtgttttcaatttcatattttgtCAACCGGAGGTGCTCCATTTGCTGAGATTACTGATATATGTTTGTGGGTAGTTGATTAATTTATTCATTGATTTGCCTCCTTTATATGGATCAATTAGGAAGTTTAATGTGGCATTTTTCTATACTAAGATTCAGAGGTGATTGATTGTCAGTGTTAAATGCGGGTTAATATACAATGTCATGTAATAATGTGTTTGTCATTGCAAGTTTCATTCATTTAGGAGAACAATGTTTGTACTCTTCAATAATTTTTCCTCGTTGGTTGTTATTCTCATATGcgcatttttcttttctaattcatGGAACTTGAATTTGGAATAAGTAAATCATAGACGCTAAATGAAACTTAACGAGTGTTTTCTTCTTCTCGTTTTCGTTTTGTTTTAGATTGCGACTAAAATATCTCATTGGTTGCCAGTTGTAGCAATCAAATGTCTCCTTCAGTTTCTTGCCAAGAGAAAGGAAGTAGGAACAAAAGGAAATTCAGGGCTGATCCACCTTTAGAGGAGCCAAATAAGATCATTCTTGCACCACCTCAACTCGAGTGCCGCAGCTATGAATTCTCTGCTGAGAAGTTTAAAATAACCCCTAGTCATGGGCAAGCCACTGCTTGTGACGTGTGTGGTGCCAGCCAAGATCATTCAGATAGACTGAAGCTCGGCCTTGGATTATACAGCCCTGGAACATCTGAGGTCGGGCCCAGTCAATCTAAAGAAGAACCTCAGACAAATGAAATTAGTGATGCAGATTGGAGCGATCTCACAGAAGCCCAGCTGGAAGAACTTGTGTTGAGTAATTTGGACACCATTTTCAAGagttccataaaaaaaattgtagcaTGTGGCTACACTGAAGAAGTGGCGACGAAGGCCGTATTAAGACCCGGCATCTGTTATGGATGTAAAGACACTGTGTCTAATATTGTTGATAATACTCTAGCCTTTATTAGAAATGGCCAAGAGATTGATATATCGCGAGAGCTCTATTTTGAAGATTTAGTACAGCTTGGGAAGTATGTCTTGGCTGAATTGGTTTGTGTTCTTCGAGAGGTTAGGCCATCCTTCAGTATTGGGGATGCAATGTGGCGTTTGTTAATCTGTGACATGAATGTGTCACATGCTTGTGCAATGGATTTATGTAGTTTAGGTAGCGATAATACTGCTAATGACGTTTCATCTAGCCAAGCAGAATCACAATCAAAACCAGAAACTAAAGTCCCTGAATTGAGTCTTCTAGGTCCTAGTAAATCAGTTCCTGCAGGTTCTCATCCAAAGAAACCCTTTGTGACTGCATTTCGTGGTTTGAGCAACATGAATTCTCAAATTATTGGTGGAACCTCAAAGAATGAGGGTGCCAGTTGGGAATCTGATTGCACTACTAAAACATTCAGCGCTTCTGGAACATCTCAGTCTGCTCTGATGGAAGAGAAGTATGGAACAGCTAGAAAGGTCCATTCTAGTAGCAGCAGGAGAGACTACATACTTCGACACAAGACATTTCATGGAGAAAAAGGTCATCGTTCTTGTGGGTCAAAAGGGTCTTCAAGAGGAGGGAAGGCGAATGGCTTAGGTGGTTTAATCTTCGATAAAAAACTTAAACCTGTGTCAGAATCATCTGCCATAAATTTCAGGGGTGCACCATTACAGATAAGTAAGGCAATGGAAATGAATATGACTCAAGACAATATTAATGCTAATTTCTTAAGTAATGCTGGAACTCCTACGCCCACTGCATTCAACATAGATTCTTCGGATGGAGTTTCTGGATTGACCGATAATTCATATGCAATTCATGCAGCAAATACCACACCCGCATTCTGTTATCCAGTTTCATTATCAACTACCAATACagatctttctctctctttgtcTTCAAAAATCAAGCCTTCTACAGAACCCGATGGCAGCAATAATGCAACACCTAGTAGTTTTAAGGGAATGCCATGCTACCAGTTCCCAAACCAGTGGATGCCTCATGATGGAAAGAATGAAATGATTTTGAAGTTGGTTCCAAGGGTTCGGGAGCTGCAAAATCAGCTTCAAGAATGGACAGAGTGGGTAAATCAGAAGGTTATGCAAGCTACTCGCCGTCTGAGTAAAGAAAAGGCTGAACTTCAGACACTAAGGCAAGAGAAAGAGGAGGTTGAACGTCTTAAGAAAGAGAAGCAATCTCTAGAGGAAAATACCTTAAAGAAGCTTTCTGAGATAGAAAATGCCTTGTGTAAAGTTAGTGGGCAGGTAGAGCGAGCTAATGCCACTGTCCAGAAGCTTGAGATGGAGAAGGTTGCATTGAGGAAAGAGATGGAGGCTGCTAAGCTACGTGCTATAGAAACTGCTGCAAGCTGTCAAGAGGTATCaaggagagaaaagaagacACAACTGAAGTTTCAGTCATGGGAAAAGCAGAAATCCTTGTTTCAAGAAGAGCTAATGATTGAAAAACGGAAATTAGCACAGTTGTTGCAGGAATTGGAACAAGCGCGAATGCAACATGAGCAAGTTGAGGTTTGTTATTTTAATCTTGTTCGAACTTCTTTCATATGCCTCTTTATATTTTGTAACCATTCGCTTTATATCTATACGAATATAATATGGCTCCGGAAGTAGTTTGATCTCATGGTGTGTATTCTATAATCTTGTCAAATAAGAAGTTATGATTACTTATGTAAAGTTTCCAAACTCTTCCACCCTCATTTTAGTGctacaataaaaacaaacaacttCTATTGATTTCAATTTAGAGTTTTTCTGGGCCAAGCAGTCTGATAAACTCTTTTGACTGGGGCGATTGTTGGTCTTCACTCCCATATTATTctcagaattaaaaaaaaagtaattggTATGCTCTTGACACCAGTATCTGTTGTCCATTTCTATGCATATGAATTTGGTATACATAACGCCTCATGCGCCACTTGTGAGATTCCAAAAACCTTGAATCTATTTAGGTGCTAAATGAGATGTATTAGTGAACCTGTTCTCATTTGAAGGGAAAAATATCACAGGGTAGATGGCAGCAGGAAGAAAAGGCAAAAAGGGAGCTTCTCCAACAGGCTAGTTCTATAAGAAAGGAAATAGAACAAATCGAGGAATCAGGAAATTCCAAGGAGAATATGATCAAATTAAAAGCAGAAAGGAATCTACAAAGACACAAAGATGACATCCAAAAACTCGAAAAGGAAATTTCCCAACTAAGACTGAAGACAGACTCTTCAAAAATTGCTGCACTGAGAATGGGCATTGATGGAAGCTATGCCAGCAAGTGTTTGTACATGAAAAATGGCACTACTCCGAAGGAATCTCAGGCTTCTTTTATCTCTGAACTAGTCATTAACCACCCCACAAGAGGTGGCGTGAAACGAGAACGGGAATGTGTGATGTGCCTTTCGGAGGAGATGACAGTGGTGTTTCTCCCATGTGCTCATCAAGTTGTTTGCACAACTTGTAATGAACTCCATGAGAAGCAGGGTATGCAAGATTGTCCTTCGTGCAGGAGCCTCATTCAGCAGCGAATTGCTGTGCGCTTTCCTCGTACTTGATTTATTTGCTCGACTCagttaaacattttataataataataacaacccTATGAGAATCATGCATTCGCAGCATGCTTCTCTAGATGGGATACATTAATTTACTAAGTGGGAAAGTTGGTGCTGTCATTTTCTTATGATGATTAGAggttttcacaattttttttttcttgttgaaGTTGTACTTATCATCTTTGTTTGATAGTATAAAAGGGTCAACTTCTTATGATGATCTTCTTCACCCAtgacaagtttttttttttccttgtaaGAGCTTTATAATTGCTCTAATCCGTTTCAAACAGTTGAAGTCTGTGAATAAAATGGAGAAGATGTAAACGCTTATTTCTGAAGTATacagtgtttttttttcaatctttttgtCGTCTTTTGTCAGTGATTAGACACGGTAGAACCCAAATACGTAACTTATCTTCAAGATCAACCTCGACATCAATTATTGTGAACACGTGCCATCTAATAATATTCTTCTTTAAATGGTTTTAGCGACAAAATCATGGAGAAAATGTTAATAATCACTCTCTAGCGTCAAGTTAAAATAGTctaaaaaccttaaaatatCATAGCTCGACAAAGATATTTCAGATCTCGCCCGAGAGGTTTTAGATCTCGTCCGAACTATTTCAAAGCTCGATCCAGCTGTTTTAGATTTCGTTTGAGCTGTTTTAGATCTCGTCCAAACTGTTCTAAGGCTTGGTCAAGATGTTTGAGACTTCATATGAACTGTTTCAAAGCTTGATCGAACTATTGTAAAATTTGGTTTAGTCGTTTCAGAGCTTGGTTGGGTTATGTTGAGTTGTCAAGTTGAAGAGGTCAGTCCAACTCGTTTTTTTTGGTTAGGCTACTAGGCTGGCCCGTCGGGTTCAACCCTTTTTTTCTTGCTTGGTGCTGAACTGAAATGCTTAGTGTTGAGTTGAATTTGCATGTGTCGAGCTGTGCTTATTTGTGTCGGACTGGGCTTGTATGTGCCATGCTGAATTGTCTGGTTAAGATTCTAAATCTCGACCTATATGTTTTAGAGGTTGTCCTGAATTTTTTATCTTGACTGAGTTGTTTGTGTTAGTTGTAGGGTTATTGGTGATTTTGGCTGAGCTCAATATATGTTGTTTGAGTTGTTTTGTTGGTGGCTAAGTTTGGTGTGTGCTTGTCCAATTGTTTGATATTATGTGACCTATATGTTAATGCATAGTTGAATAGTTGAACGATTGTTAttgtttaaactattttatacaataaaaagaaaaataatatattataaatggataaatttaattacattattgTAAGTGTTTTCATTTTATGGTaccttaaattaatattaaatgttcAAATCATATTATATGAAATGGATAcaataagaaaaactaaaaatcaaTGTGAAACTGGCTTTTGGCAAGAACATTGCATagagaaatattaaatttcaatgagatagaagatgaagaaataatatatatatataggatttgctaacgcgcgtatgCCTATTTTTCAGttgtacattttagcaatgtgtaccgagttttagtagacaaaaatacccttatatatcatgcaTTCTAAGTTTCAAGGTTaaggatatttgaataattttcattctcaaaactaaaaaaaaaacccctaaacccttactcacatctctcattcctctcaaccctttctctttcatctctctcattccaacattttctctctaGTAACcccaacttaaaaaaaatcagaaacactcgctgtcaaacaatttcttacaaaaaagattttataatgagttttcattttataatttttgtcttatctaattttattttattttcagaagcataatgacatatgaAGGAATTGGTATTTGGCTTGAAAAAAATCAGGAACACTTgttgttaaataatttcttacaaaaaatgattttataatgagttttcattttataaattttgtcttatataattttatctaattttcacaagcataatgacatccaaagaaattggtaattggcttggaaaaatcagaaacactcgcggttaaacaatttcttaaataaatgattttataatgagttttcattttataatttttgtcttatctaattttcacaagcataatgacatatgaAAGAATTGGTAGTTGGCCTAGAGAGTTTTTTtaagagatgatgattcaacatgatgaaattagagaggttagtgaagatgatgattcaacatgatgaaattagagaggttagtgaagatgataaaattgaaaagatcttgaatgaacctttgcctgaagtcgaatatgtcaatgacttaactctttacaaagacaaattgtttaacgacgaatattttttatttttttcacttggggctacagtagggtgacagagaaaatgttagagtgagagagatgaaagagaaagggtcgagaggagaggaatgagggaggtaagtaagggtttgggggtttcttgttttttttttagttttgagaatgaaattattcaaatacccttaaccttaaaacttagaatgcatgatatataaatgtatttttgtctactaaaatccgatacacattgctaaaatgtaccaactaaaaaacagGCGCGTgttagcaaacccctatataaatatatatatatataatgtgattgtttcggttgaatttgTCTGTAGATTGATCGTCCAATCCTCTCTGAtgggttgttgacctgcagaagtCACTATGATGTTCAAGTcatatatgtttcataaagatgtctctattttattagaatagatcaaatttattttacgtGGAAATCAACCGTATATTTATAGGGTTTGTGACAGACAAACAAGTTGATTAACTAGTATATTTCTTggcaatcaaacccaataatcaattattaatatactatatttataaagCGTAAGAGAGTCTGACCCATTAATACCTGCTAACTACCCATAAATGACCATTAACTCCGATAGATAGTAcattaataaagaataaatttctTAGTTTAATTGAGAAATTTatgtcaaatatatatttttattaatatgctaaattttagttttattttctttatatcgTTTCCTGTATAggtttatgtattttaaatatattatgataaatatatttttaattgtattatgATAAATCcttttaatattgatatattaCCTTGGAAGAAAACTAATTTGATAAGAGTTTATAAATGTAATCCATCAATAAAGGCTAATAACCAACATCAATTCAACTAGTTATATTTTTCTCAAACTAGCTTTGCTCCGTTGTTGATTTAGAATGAATATTGTAGAAAGAAAGTATATTCTTTGATAATAAAAACGCAAAATCCAAATAGTTTATTATGTGAATAACTTGTAATTCGTAAGTAAAGTAAgatatattatcaaatataataaaattgttgaattatattttcttaagatgCATATGATAATAAATAGGATTCtcaataacttttaaaaatttataataattattaattttaaagttatataaatgtgtatatatatgattttttatattttttttaccatataaaaatattcacaCTATCAGATACACgaagattaatttttttgactattttatcttttaaattttgagaCAATAAAGCgaattttattagatatttatataaaaatatttcaagttaatatgtatataaattaaaatgataaataaaactgTGGATgataagattcagagaataatGGATGGTATAgagattaataattatttttaatgtccTGAGCCGTAGCCACGTGTCGTCCTTTACTTGGATCTAAAGTATATTCCACTTGACCTTCGTTGGTCCCACAACACTTTTCAGTCACCTTCCTTGACATTGTAGACAAGAAAAATACTAATATGATATTTTGGAAATTatgtgtaaaaaaatatttgggaAATTTATCTTTATGACGTCCCCGAATTTGGGCATAATTCATTATTCAAATAAtgtgttttaattaatttaatttaaatattattttctatccAATGCAATAACTAAAACAGCggttgtaaattttttatgttcGGATCACAACATCTTTGGAGTTCAATTTTTTAGTTAGACaagttaaacaaaaaatacaagatgttattatttaattatgtgaaatatatgtCTTTTCAATAAGTGTAAGTATTGGATAGAGTAATACTTATCTAATTGAAAAATATCTTAATCTACACCAACAGATgctttaaacaaacaaataaaaatcatttaacgTATTTAAATCAAAAGAGATTTAATgtaataagaatattttaatcCATAATCActtttagagaaaaataattttttactaaaaatatttgtgaataaatattcaaataaattctaataataaataaaatataaccaCCCTGCTAGAACATTTAAGAGGGGACAgcaaaatatttatgtatttgtgAAAAATTATACAGCAGTTAAAGCTGAAGAGTGTggttaaaaacattttaatctaaattaatttttagtatttattaatatagaAAAGTAGATGCGAGTGAATTCTTTTTTTTGGAGGAGGATCGAAGATAGGTTCGATAACTATCTAGAAGACTCCTTATTGCGGAAAAACAACGAAATGTTTTAAGCCACAtcttattaattgttttaagaaataatatattacatataatgttaaatataaaatatatttgataattctttagttttaaatttctcatttattttcTGAGAAAAATGATTAGAAGGACAAAAAACGAGTTTTATTCATTTAGGACTATCATCCTTTGCTTCAATTATTGTGCCACGTATCCTTATCCTGGACGAGACAAAGGGCAAACTCGATAATTCACACAAGAACGAACTCTTCCtgaacagaaaataaaaacgtaaacatagttttataaatttaagaaacttATTAGCATAATTTAATGAAAAGTTGAACTATGAGGAAGAATTTGTTCCTAACCATATTTTGGTCCACTCATTTCTCATCATATTTGGCTATTAAAACATTGgaatataacaaaaaagaaaacagagagaaaagaagGAGGGAAAATTACAACTTCCATTTCCATTTTGAGAAGCTGCTCTGTGTATTAACTATAAACAAAGCCCTTCCTCCTCCTTATTTTCTATCTTCAGGTACGTTGATTGCATGATCGCTAACAATCTTCAGCTTTTTTGTactgtgatgaatgaagaaagacatgtctttctcttgtttattttttcttcttctgggGTGGGACATCTCTGTGATCAAGTGCATATATGAATATCTGATCTGTTATATGTGTGTTATGCTTATACATGTTTTGTGAGGGAGAATTTTGTTATCTGTATGAAAATTGTTCCGCACAACAACAGAAATGGATTAATTGGTGCTATGGTTTGAGTGAAGAGCAGGAGATAGATGAAAGATGTCTTCCATAGTGAAGGGCATATTCGTTAGGAGCGGAGGGGATGATATTAGTAATATGGTTTGGAATGCGAAGAAGAAATATGTGGAGCACagtgattttgttgttgttggtgggagaagaaacacaaaatcaaacagCTTCAGGGCATGGAAGAGAGGTAGAAGATCATATCAGACTCCAATACGTGGCCAAGCAATTCTTACCCCAGCAACCGCACCCACCACCAAAAAGGTACGTGTAACCGTATATTCATAGCACcgttattttcttattttttagttCGATTCGATCAGATTGATCATTTTGCTACTCATAAAGTGTGCCAATTAATATAAATGAAGATgctttaaactttaatttaatattttgtttctgtttataacatataaatacATAACAGAAAATCTAGAtatgaatatattttcatttacatAGTAGAACATAACTCAGTTGAGAGAATGCGGATATTAAGAAAGAAAGCAAGATTAATCTTGCTTTGTAGAGAGAAAATGAGTTATAGTTAgatgtaataataaattattaaagtaaaggggtagatatttgaaaaaaatatacaaatattccAGATATTTGTGGAAGACACTcctgaaaagagaaagaaaaacaatttccGGTGCCTTCCACTCCTTTCATAGTGAGTTTtctagaatatatatttttttgtattctaAAAGGTCTGTTTCAAAAATGAAGAAGGTGTTCCAAATTTTTTTGAGGTGCAGAAAGAAACAACTGAGTCGATGACAAGACACACCAATGAGAGACCCAAGTTTGATTGTTTCTTTTAACACAAAAAGTCTCAGAcctcaaaaatattaataaggcTAAAAAGTCCGTCCACGTCAATATAAAACTCCAAGTGAACTAACTTACTATTCATAGGAAGTTTTTCaacttcatatttttattttttattgaatagaaATTGAATAGAAATGGACCAAACAATAGAAATTAAACAactgataaattatttaatttcaacttgtttaaaatcaaatttatggCAACTGTTGTAAATGGTAACATTTATAAgtaatcaataaatttttaaaaaatacttgttttaaatttaaataatttttctcaataacaaaataaataagtgaTTAGTCAAGCTATATACTTATATGCACGGAGAGAATTAAACAATGATATCATACTAAAATATGAATTGTCCTCCTCCCCCATTACTACGTGAATATGTCATATTATCacacaatttttaaaagtaaacttGTCAATTTATGATAACAAGTATGAAAATTGTAGAGTGATGTGCAGCTAAcgttttttagtttgttttaaaCAGAGGGTGTTCACTTTTGGCAAAGGGACAAGTGAAGGAAACAAGGCCATGAAGTCCTTGGTAAGTACACGTGATCTGTCACATTGTGAATAGAATAAATgcttaaattcatttttgttcCTCCTTATTCGCTTGTCACTCAGACCTTTTACTTATTTATTCATGCAAGATATTactatattaataattaaattttaaaagaagcttgaacatttattatcattacaaaagaataatatgtaaaatttacAAAGATTGAAATTGAAGAATGACCAAAATTATAAGGATTAAAAGTGGATTTAAGccttaaaaaaaagaagaaaaacatggaAATTGATATTGGATTGTTGTTCTTATATTCTTATATTAATTGTGATTTTATCGGTGTTCCATCATGATAAAACCTCTACACATGTTAAGCAAAATAAGGTTGTCGATTGGCATTTTTCCTTTAAATTGATTAACAGTTGCAGTTTTGTTAATTACAGTTGGGAGGAAAGGGAGCCAACCTGGCAGAAATGGCAAGCATTGGTTTATCTGTGCCTCCTGGATTCACTATATCAACAGAAGCTTGCCAAGAATATCAACAGATTGGAAAGAAGCTACCAGATGGCTTGTGGGAGGAGGTGCTTCAAGGCTTGCTTTTCGTGGAGAATGAAATGGGAGCCAATCTTGGAAATCCTGCAAAACCTCTTCTACTCTCAGTTCGCTCTGGTGCTGCGGTAGGAGCACTGGGTTTTGGTTTTTTCTGTGTTCTTGTTAAGTGCCTCAACCTAGGATCACTTTTCGAATTTGGAGTCGCCTTTATATGTAAAAGGcctaaagaaataattaaaaccacTAATAAGCAGAAGCTATATTTTGACATTGACATTGGTTCCCAAATGATGGAACACCATCCAAGAAAATGAACTTGATTGTCACTAGCATTGATTAAACTAGAGCTGTAAAGTTTTTGAATAAAGTAAATAGcaatcttttcttttaatcttcAATCATAGTGTGTAAATTTATGTTGTAGATAGGAAATTCACTCTCTATGATTCTTGAAACATCCACTTCTATTTATAAGTGTATtcgaattttatttaaatttgattcttTTATGGAGTGTGTGCCTTGTTTATAGCCTAAACTTGTTT contains:
- the LOC108337938 gene encoding putative E3 ubiquitin-protein ligase RF298 — encoded protein: MSPSVSCQEKGSRNKRKFRADPPLEEPNKIILAPPQLECRSYEFSAEKFKITPSHGQATACDVCGASQDHSDRLKLGLGLYSPGTSEVGPSQSKEEPQTNEISDADWSDLTEAQLEELVLSNLDTIFKSSIKKIVACGYTEEVATKAVLRPGICYGCKDTVSNIVDNTLAFIRNGQEIDISRELYFEDLVQLGKYVLAELVCVLREVRPSFSIGDAMWRLLICDMNVSHACAMDLCSLGSDNTANDVSSSQAESQSKPETKVPELSLLGPSKSVPAGSHPKKPFVTAFRGLSNMNSQIIGGTSKNEGASWESDCTTKTFSASGTSQSALMEEKYGTARKVHSSSSRRDYILRHKTFHGEKGHRSCGSKGSSRGGKANGLGGLIFDKKLKPVSESSAINFRGAPLQISKAMEMNMTQDNINANFLSNAGTPTPTAFNIDSSDGVSGLTDNSYAIHAANTTPAFCYPVSLSTTNTDLSLSLSSKIKPSTEPDGSNNATPSSFKGMPCYQFPNQWMPHDGKNEMILKLVPRVRELQNQLQEWTEWVNQKVMQATRRLSKEKAELQTLRQEKEEVERLKKEKQSLEENTLKKLSEIENALCKVSGQVERANATVQKLEMEKVALRKEMEAAKLRAIETAASCQEVSRREKKTQLKFQSWEKQKSLFQEELMIEKRKLAQLLQELEQARMQHEQVEGRWQQEEKAKRELLQQASSIRKEIEQIEESGNSKENMIKLKAERNLQRHKDDIQKLEKEISQLRLKTDSSKIAALRMGIDGSYASKCLYMKNGTTPKESQASFISELVINHPTRGGVKRERECVMCLSEEMTVVFLPCAHQVVCTTCNELHEKQGMQDCPSCRSLIQQRIAVRFPRT